One region of Euzebya rosea genomic DNA includes:
- a CDS encoding RsmE family RNA methyltransferase, whose product MTRPGLPTRGHHVFVPPFGDADRVVVDGDEGHHLAGVLRVRAGQPVSLADGSGAVFAAEVEDVDRRSVTVRIGQRYHLPRPSPSLCVVQSLPKGKKMEEVVQRLTEVGVDRIRPVVSERTVKRPDGKADRLQDRWEAIARAAAQQSRRARLPVIDPIGEWPVPGAVGVVLWEEAVLPLSEAVRGLPEAPEIVVAVGPEGGFTPREVEASGLTPCALGPSILRTETAGVVGASLVAHLLGRMG is encoded by the coding sequence GTGACCAGGCCCGGCCTGCCCACCCGCGGCCACCACGTCTTCGTCCCCCCGTTCGGTGATGCCGACCGTGTGGTCGTCGACGGGGACGAGGGCCATCACCTGGCCGGCGTCCTGCGGGTGCGCGCCGGCCAACCGGTGAGCCTCGCCGACGGCAGCGGAGCGGTGTTCGCCGCCGAGGTCGAGGACGTCGACCGCCGGTCGGTGACGGTCAGGATCGGCCAGCGCTACCACCTGCCGCGACCCTCGCCGAGCCTGTGCGTCGTCCAGAGCCTCCCAAAGGGCAAGAAGATGGAGGAGGTGGTCCAGCGCCTCACCGAGGTCGGCGTCGACCGGATCCGTCCGGTCGTGTCCGAGCGCACCGTCAAGCGCCCCGACGGCAAGGCCGACCGCCTGCAGGACCGGTGGGAGGCCATCGCCCGGGCGGCTGCCCAGCAGTCCCGTCGTGCACGGCTGCCCGTCATCGATCCGATCGGGGAGTGGCCGGTGCCGGGGGCCGTGGGTGTGGTGCTGTGGGAGGAGGCTGTGCTGCCGCTGTCGGAGGCGGTTCGTGGGCTGCCCGAGGCGCCGGAGATCGTGGTGGCCGTCGGGCCGGAGGGAGGGTTCACGCCGAGGGAGGTCGAGGCGAGCGGCCTGACGCCGTGCGCGCTCGGTCCCTCGATCCTGCGCACCGAGACCGCCGGCGTGGTCGGCGCCAGCCTGGTCGCCCACCTGCTGGGCCGGATGGGCTGA